The Mycobacteriales bacterium nucleotide sequence ACCGTCGAGAGCCGGTGCGCGATGATCAGCGCCGTCCGGTTCGCGAGCACCGTGCGCAGGGCGTGCTGCACCAGCCGCTCGGTCGGGGCGTCGAGCGACGAGCTCGCCTCGTCGAGGATCAGCACCGCGGGATCGGCCAGCAGCGCCCGGGCGAGGGCGATCAGCTGGCGCTGGCCGGCCGACAGCCGCGAACCGTTCTTGCCGACACTCTCGTCGTAGCCGTTGCGCAGGTGCGAGACGACGGCATCGACGCCGACGGCGCGACCGGCCGCTTCGATCTCGGCGCGAGTCGCGTCCGGACGCCCGAACGCGATGTTGTCCGCCACCGATCCCGAGAACATGAACGACTCCTGCGTCACCATCGCAACCGCGCGACGCAGGTCGCCCTCCGCGAGCGCGGGCAGCGGGATGCCGTCGATCGACACGGTGCCGGACAGCGGGTCGTAGAACCGCGCGAGCAGTCGCGCCAGAGTGCTCTTGCCTGCCCCGGTGTTGCCGAGCAGCGCGACCGTCTGCGCCGCCGGGATGTCGAGGGAGAACTCGTGCACGACCTCTCGGCCGGGTCGGTAGCCGAAGCTCACGTGGTCGAACGACACCGCGCCGCGGAAGTCATCGGCCGGAAGCTCTGCCGATGCTTCGGGCAGCTTGACCGACGGCCGCTCGTCGAGCACTCCGGCGAGCTTCTCGATGCCGGCCGCCGCGCCCTGGAACGCGTCGTAGAACTGGCTGACCTCGGCCATCGGCTCGAAGAACTGGCGGAGGTAGAGCACGAACGCGGCGAGGACGCCGACTCCCATCTTGCCGTCGATCACCCGGGTTCCGCCGTACAGAAGGACTACCGCGGTGGTGACGTTGCCGACCAACCGGATCCCGGGCCAGTACACGGTCAGCAGCTGGAACGACGTCGTCATGGCCTTGCGGTTGCGCTCGTCGAGGTCCCGGAAGATCTCATCGTTGCGCGGCTCGCGGCGGAATGCCTGCACCGCGCGGATCCCGCGCAACGACTCGGTGAAGTGGATGATCACCAGCGCGATCGCCTCACGGGTACGCCGGTAGGCGACCGTCGAACGCCGCTGGTACCACCGGCTCATGTAGGCGAGCGGGATCAACGAGACCAGCGACACGAGCGCAAGCGGCCAGTCCAGCACCAGGAGGATCACGGTGATCGTGACGATCGTCAGCACCGACGTGACGAGAGTGTCGAGACCTGCGTCGAGCAGCGCGTTGATCGCGTCGAAGTCCGAGGTCAGCCGGCTGATCACGCGCCCTGACGTGTAGCTCTCGTGGAAGGACAGGCTCAGCCGTTGGAAGTGCACGAACACGCGGCGGCGCAGCTCGAGCACCGCGTCCTGCCCGATCCGTCCTGAGCCGAGCAGGAACACGCGGGTCAGCCACGCCTGGACCAGCGCGCATCCGACGATCGCCGCGGTGATGACCGCGATCGGCGTGTAGTCGCCTCCGCGGGCATGCTTGATGCCCGTGTCGATCCCGGCACCGACCAGCGCCGGGATCGCCATCGACGCCCCGGTGCCCACCACGATCGCGGCCGACACCTTGAGCATGGCGCG carries:
- a CDS encoding ABC transporter ATP-binding protein, with product MTVDRSDVLSDEIEELDDLARWRGVAADTDEEMPTSVSVLLRRRTRALLSSLLQPHRRAMLKVSAAIVVGTGASMAIPALVGAGIDTGIKHARGGDYTPIAVITAAIVGCALVQAWLTRVFLLGSGRIGQDAVLELRRRVFVHFQRLSLSFHESYTSGRVISRLTSDFDAINALLDAGLDTLVTSVLTIVTITVILLVLDWPLALVSLVSLIPLAYMSRWYQRRSTVAYRRTREAIALVIIHFTESLRGIRAVQAFRREPRNDEIFRDLDERNRKAMTTSFQLLTVYWPGIRLVGNVTTAVVLLYGGTRVIDGKMGVGVLAAFVLYLRQFFEPMAEVSQFYDAFQGAAAGIEKLAGVLDERPSVKLPEASAELPADDFRGAVSFDHVSFGYRPGREVVHEFSLDIPAAQTVALLGNTGAGKSTLARLLARFYDPLSGTVSIDGIPLPALAEGDLRRAVAMVTQESFMFSGSVADNIAFGRPDATRAEIEAAGRAVGVDAVVSHLRNGYDESVGKNGSRLSAGQRQLIALARALLADPAVLILDEASSSLDAPTERLVQHALRTVLANRTALIIAHRLSTVSIADRVLVMADGRIIEDGTPHDLLEAGSGEYAALAHAWRESLV